Part of the Brachyhypopomus gauderio isolate BG-103 chromosome 17, BGAUD_0.2, whole genome shotgun sequence genome, ACTGTAGGCACTAGAGGGCGCTATTTCACCGTAGGCGCTAGAGGGCGTTATTTCACCGTAGGCGCTAGAGGGCGCTATTTCTCCGTTGGCGCTAGAGGGCACTATTTCACCGTATCGCTGTCCAAACACCACGTTTACCTGACTTAGTCTTAAATTCAGTATATTCGTGTAATAACGCTTGTACTTCTGCGTGCTCAATTTGATCTGGTCCAAGCACAGGACTTTCTGGAGGATATTATGTTACACTTGTATTGTCAACGTACAAAATGCAACATTTCGTAAGGACGGGAGCCCGTGTGGAGGTCTGGTCGCGCAGGACGGAAGTGGCGCGTCACACAGGGAGCTGTGGGGAACCCTGAGATCCGACAGCCCAGTCCGCCCACCCGCACACGGGCGTCGGTGTCACGTTAGAGGTGGTGGCACGTCGGGTCTGGGTAAACACCAGCGATACACGAGTGAGAAAACAGCGGTGCGTGTGTACCAGAGCGGGCCTGGCGTAGCGGGAGCGTTTCCGAGAAGCGACGCTCACGTTTGGGTTTGACGAACGCAGCCGAGCAGAGTTCATGTCGTTTCTGAGAAGCTACAAGTCGCTGATGAAAAATCCGGTGAGTGAAACCAcccgttgtttttattttacccAAGCTCTTTAGAAGCATTTCGGATTATGTCCGTTTCACCTTGTTTATTTCGATATGCAGCCTCTTGCTTTGTTTACTAAATGGGAGGTGCTGTTTACACCATAATCCCCATAATCTAGGTGACCCAGTCTCAAAGCCGGAGTCGCAGTTTCGCCAGTGGTGGAGGAAAGTACGCATTAGGAAGCTGCCTTGAGCTGTTTTCTTCCAGAGATCGTGCCAGAGTCCCACCGAACGCAGTTCTCAGACGTGTTGAGGCCcggtggtgctgtgtgccacGTCAGGAGTGATACAGTGTATATTTGTGACTCACTGGGTCATGACACCCCCACCATGTGTCTCCTGATCCTCACCGAGATCACTCACGTCTTCTGCATGCCTTTACGTCCTCTTCTTCAGCTCGCTTAagtattttaacattttctgtCGTTTTGCCAGCTCCTACGCACatctaaaattattttaacGTGGTACAAGAAAGGTCCCCGTGAGGGTTCATGACGGggtctttatttattttgggcAAAGTGAAACAATACACGATGAATAAACTGTCCATCACTACAAATGAGAATATGTGAACTTAAAGGGTTAATGGCTAAGTAGGCTGCTAGTTAGGACACCTCACTGGTTTAGTTTAGGTTTTTATTTTAAGCATAGAGTCTTGAAGCAAGCACACAGCCCTACAGGGTCtctaaaatgaaaacaacagaaaacgtGGTGTTTCCCTTAGTTGAAAGTGTGTTATGAAGAGCAGAAAGACAAACCTTTGGCCTGATTCTCGATATAGTTTTCTTGGCACTTGTCTCTGAACGGACCTACTCTCGAGGAGATGAGAGTAAAGCTCTCTCTTCTAGTCACTTTACTTTTGGCGGTGGGTCGTGGGGTTAAACGGCTAATCCCTGGCTGCCAAGAAAATAGCTTAAATCATCTGGTTTGAGCTCGAGTGAAAAGGGTAGAATCTATTATGGCACAGCAACCCTTAGACTGGATATCTATGGTCGCTTTGATCCTTGAAGTGTCGGTGAGGTCTCCTCAGATTGAGACGAGCAGATCTCTGGTATGGTACAGAGTGACAGGAGCACGAGTGTGAAACTGGGCCACAGTGACCCCAACTAAGACGAGGGAGGAAGAAGCTAGcccccctaccccccccccctacccccccccccccctcccccacgtcCCTTCTGTGTTCAGTATTGCATTGTGTTTCTCATCAGATCAAAATTGGCCTAAAATTTGGGggagcccctccctctctttcttatCAACTCTTTTCTAATTTCTCCTTTATGCATATGGAAAAGATGAAAGTTAGTTGTACTAATTAGTTTTATGtatttggttttttttaaaggaagtTTTAGATGCACATATTGATTTGTGAAGCTACTCTTTTCAGATAGGGTTTCTAGAGTAACAGTTCTATCTTTGAGCTGCTAAATCCAGCTATACAGTAAAGCAAGGTGATGTAATATCACAGAATAGCAAAAGGTTTTGGTAAAAACAGAGTTGTGAGTGTTTCATTCTTACATTCTCTTCCCTGTTTCATccccacacgcgcgcacacacacactcactttctcACACACCCATGTCCCTCTTTTTTTCTCTGTAAATTTTGTCCTACTTAAAGGGAAGTGTAATGACTCTAAATATATCCAGAGGCTGTAGTTTTGTCATTAATCTCTCAGCAAAATCAATACTCACATAACCACAagagtttctctttctctcactctttgtaTGTAGGGTGGAAGATATGGAAAATGTTATCACTAATTTTTCATATTGATCAATATTGATAGTTATCATTTATAGTTTGATTATGTTGCCAGTTTGAAGAGTATCCTGCTAATGACTGAAGTCTGGGGTTCGTTAGTTAAATTTAGAATATAGAAGAAGAAACAACCTTTATGGTCCTACAGGAGGGAAATGTAGGTGTAACAGCAGCCGCAGGTGATAAAGACAGACAGATTGTTGATGAAAATAGAATAATAAAGTAATGCTTTTTCTGCTTGAGCACAATAGTAAAAGTTAGCTTGCCTTTGACAGGATAGCAAACATTTCAAATGTTTGTAGAGgttaaaccaaaacaaaaaagtaTCCTGATCCTAACCCTAACTGAAGACACATTTTGCAGACAGTCTAAATTTATGCTTAGTCACTTTTCAGATTTCAGAACCACTTCCATTAACGGACAGTACGCCCTCACCCCCTTCAGTCTTCAATGTTTGAAAGTCCCATCATGCTTTGCTGTAGGAAGTGGGGGACTTTTATTGATGGGATCATAGGATAAATATAAGTTCACCATACACACATTACTCTCTAAACACTCATCTAAACAGATGAAATGGCCATCTGGGTTCTACGTGTAGCAGcatacagttgtgtgtgtgtgtgtctgtgtcagtatcTTTACTATCAGTGTGTTTACGTGTTACGCCATGGGTTCATTTGTCTATTGAGATAACAGTATGCTGAGTGGTGATGAAAGCAGATTAGTACCCTTatatctctctttttttctctctctctctctctctctctcgctctcactctcactctctctctctttcacacagacagacacacacacacacacacagcagaacctGGTAAATAAACCCTTACCACAGGTCATGGAGTGTTTGGGTGATTTGGTTTGTCACCTTGGAGTCAAGGTTAGGCTTAAGAATTAAGACTCTCTGATAACCCAGGAGTATTTGTGTTAGAGTTATGCTGATTGATATGCTGCTGATTTTAAATCTAACtaagtgtgttttgttttttggtaaTGTTAAGCAGTAAAAGTGGTGGGCTAAATTTGTATCTGTTGTGTATTGATTCCTAAAGGCAGGTCTCCTCACTAGCCTACTGTTTAACCTAATGGTACACACAGTCAAGTAAAGTGTAATGTAATAGGACATCCAGTCAAGCAAAATATATTTGATGTGCTGAAGTTACAGGAAGTATTCTCTGCAAGACCTCTTCCCTCCACTCCACTTGGtgattgtgtttgtttattgtgtATCAGTGCCCACATTTTACAAGCTTTTTATTGCCTGAGTTATATTGAAACAATTCAGACATATTTTGCTCTGAAGGTCCCTGCCTGACTATTCTCCCTTACTGACCCTGAGGTCTTATCTCTGCACTTTACACTTTTACCCCTGCAGAGACGCACGGAGGCAGGAGGACAGGTGATGTTCAGGTGATGTTCAGGGGTGTCCTGTCAGAGTAGTTATAAGTAACAATAGAGTAGAGTGCACTGCTGTCTGGGCTGAGTGCGCAGCTGAGCAATACAGGTTCAGGCTAGTAATTTGCCTTCATTCTCTGCAATAAGGAGGCTACCTggcctaaccctaaaccttacCTGCACCCTTACCCGCACCCTAACCCTTACCCACCCCAACTGGAGGTGGTCTATAGCTTACATGATTCATTTTATTGCTTCCAATTTTGTGATTCTTCTGAAGTTCTTTAACAGACTTgttttaaaacagaattaataaatgTGCTGGTAAATATGTTTGTCTTGTCTCGTCTTCAGAGAACATTTGTGGTCTCAGGTCACGTCCAGCGTCCTGGGCCAACGGTCTGGGCCTATTGTAGAACCTTTAGTGTTAAAAAATGTTTACGCACAATCTTCTACAGTAGTTAATGAAATGATTTGGGTTTGTTTGGCCACATCTGGACTATTGGAGTGATTCTCAGTTTGGACTATGGCTCTGATTAATGATGTTTATATGTGTGATGTAACTTGAGGGGGATTGACTATGATTCATTACACAATCTTGGTGGGAACGTTTGTCCTTGGTTTGGGCTGTGGACACCTGATACTACTTAGGGCTGTTGTTGATGACAAACCTGATTCTATTCTAGCTGCAGGGAGTGTGTTATTGAAACTAGGACTAAGTGCATTGGAGAAACTAGGACTAAGTGCATTGGTAGAACAATATGTTTTTTCTCCATATTGATTAATATCAATATTTATTGTGATATATCCTTTAATAATGCACTCAGTTTGAAGAGTGTCTTAATGGAAACTGAAGGAAACCAGAGGTTCATAAGTTAAATTCAGACAACCATTTATTTGATAAAACAGAATAATGTAACATTTAACTGTGCGTTCAAACATTCTTTAGCAGCCTAAACAACAGCCTCTCGTCGGAGTCGTCGCCATGCATCAACACGTCTCTCCAACACACATTCTACAAAGATTACAGAATCTGGGGTGTGTTGTACATTTGCATGCCTCCGTGTGTgtgcactctgtgtgtgtttgtgtgcatccATGCTTtcagttgtgtgtatgtgtaaacaTGCATGTGTGCCTGTGCCTGCACTGGTGTTAAGCAAATATTTGCAAGCTTTAGAGCACCCAGTAGAAACTGCTACAGGTGCGTCAGCCCTCTGATTGTGTGCGGCGGTAGAGCAGGAGACACACCTGAGGACCACAGATGGAAAAGTGAGAAGCTCTCTGTTACTCCGATGCTTGGGAGCCTTGTTGGTAGTGGATGATGTAAACAAGGGTGTACGTCAAGCCCGCTACCAAAgatgatttatttattattacatgGTAATAATACACCCGGTAACATGAGTTGATTCTTGAAATAAGTGCATGTGTGCTTCCTATATTTTTATTCCGTTGcatcaaaaaaaatttttttgtttacagATCCTGACATGGCACATGTTACTCTGTtactctcttctcctctgttaCTCCCTTCTTCTCCTCTGTTACTCCCTTCTTCTCCTCTGTTACTCTCTTCTTCTCCCCCGTTACTCTCTTCTTCTCCCCCATTACTCTCTTCTTCTCCCCCGTTACTCTCTTCTTCTCTGTTATTCTCTTCTTCTCCCCCGTTACTCTCTTCTTCTCCCCCGTTACTCTCTTCTTCTCCCCCGTTACTCTCTTCTTCTCCCCCGTTACTCTCTTCTTCTGCCCCGTTACTCTCTTCTTCTCCCCCGTtactctcttctcctctgttattctcttcctctcccccgtTACTATCTTCTTCTCCTCTGTTACTCCCTTCTTCTCCCCCGTTACTCTCTTCTTCTGCCCCGTTACTCTCTTCTTCTCCCCCGTtactctcttctcctctgttattctcttcctctcccccgtTACTATCTTCTTCTCCTCTGTTACTCCCTTCTTCTCCCCCGttactctcttcctctcccccgttactctcttctcctctgttattctcttcttctcccccgttactctcttcttctcccccgttactctcttcctctcccccgttactctcttcctctcccccgttactctcttcctctcccccgttactctcttcctctcccccgttactctcttcttctcccccgttactctcttcttctcctcttccactgtgtgtgtgtgtgtgtatatatatgtgcagGCCTGTTGatagtcttgctggggcccgggacaagaaaatTTCATGTGCCACCCCCCCACATGAAAATAaacatgttttgtttattttcaaaacgcccaatcttaatgtcttcacgttctctcatgtttcgtcctggaattacaagaggctcgtatttgttaacctaatacaagagaactgttcagtcagacagacatttgttgtgaaacgaagtagttacaatttcaagcattttcaagtactttagcctaaattccagcacttttcaaaattcgtcaggtaaattggtcaggtaaccattttccagtgggaggcgggggtgtatgcacttaatggaaaatatgcagataggttaaaaagccattgagcttattttgagtacagaattttatattaatgaaagattttaagattatttaaaatgatagactttaaataaaaaataaattgctgggctctttgatgggcccctcTGGACCTGGCGCCCGGGACAACaaacccggttgtccccccctgttgACTgggctgtatatgtgtgttaggcctgtcgcgataattacattatcgacttatcgtacgataattttttttaccgcaatcatttttgctgatgtcaaTAATTGGCCATTAGGTTTCTGCGcacatttgtttacatgagaataaaccgtGACTACGTTAGAAttcagaaaggcacgcagtGCAGCTCTCTcgcacccccctccccacttaagggaagacgaatctgtgatcagagagcgacatctaccggttaggaaatgagtgcagtacacaGAGAGCGTatgcgtcaataacagtgcctccacacacacaggtgatgtGTTAGCTCGCCAACGTAttcgaggctaataggactcgaaatggggtggcgagtgtaagttgtcgacggggaggggggggggtgtctgtgtaaaatggagacaaagtaattattatattgcgattgattcttagtgttgacttgtaactcctgcagtagcccaactcaaaagtagcccaaaaaccaCATCCCGCAACCCCAGAATGTTTACCCGCggcaggattttcaaacaagcccaatttggcgtgaaaaccgaaCCTGGCAAATctggaggtgcacgacctcgcgaatcgacagcgcgcgacgccctcatgcacgggcggagccactgcgattatgtAATTTTAATTACGTAATAATTGAGAATATCACCAACACCTGGTGATGAGTGTGTCCACTACCGTGTGTGGTCACCTGCATAGTGAAAACCCGTGGGAGCTGAATATGTGTGAGGACGAGCTGTGTGATTGATGTATTGATTACgggttcatttgtgtgtgtgtgtgtgtgtgtgtgtgtgatgtattgattgtgtgtgattgatgTATTGATTACGTGTTAATCTTTGTTCAGTGTCCTTGGCATTTTCCTCCCCTCTCAGCAGTTAAGTGAGCTGAAGGTCGTTCACAGCTAGGAAGGGTGATGTGTGCAGATCTGGAACACGTAAACACTGTCATCACACTGAGGCGGCCGTAATGAACCTGCTGCTGCTGTGATATTCTGCTTTGCGTTACAGTGCCAGTTGAGGCTATTATACTTATCATTGATGCTTGACACCCACCATAGCATGAAGGCAAACTAAACTCTGTGTGATTTTTATTTCAGTGCTGGATATGCTCTATTAGAAGAAAGCCATAAGGAATTAAAAAGCAACACCTacaaaaaggggggggggggggggtgaggatcCCCCCCCAGATCCATATTTCCAATGtcccagagacagagacagcttCAGTGCTCTCTGGGGACTAGACTGTCGAGTGTGTCCAGTCATCCCCACCCCGGCCCGCGGTGAGACAGCCCTGCTCCCACCCAATCCTCATCAGCCATGAAGGAGGTGGGGCTCTGGTCAGTGTCCGAGgtgtctgattggctggctgagGAGGGCATGCCGGAATATTCCGAGGTCCTCAGAAACGTGGATGGTCGTGCTCTGCTGCACCTGTCTGAATCAGACCTCCAGAATTCTCCACTGGCGCGGGTCACCAGTGACAACGGACACCAACTACTGGAGCGGCTCGAGACATTACGCATCGCCAACCACATGCATAAGAGTGCTCACAGTCACCATGCCAATGGACACCATGCCAACGGACATGTCGGCGCAACCCTGGGCAATGGCTCTGTTGGTAACGGTAAGGTGCTCAGCAGGGAGCCAAAAAACGGGCTCTGCTCGGAGCCCGTGCGCATTCGTATCCCTCCGCCCTCTCCGTCCGACCTGCCGCCCTTCCCTACGGAGTGGTGCAAGACTGCCGTGGCCTTCCTGTATGCCCTGTGCTGCTTTATCACCACCTCAGTGGTCATTTCAGTGGTCCACGAACGAGTTCCTTCCAAAGAGCACTCGCCACCCCTGCCAGATAAGTTCTTTGACCTGTTTGAGCGGGTGCAGTGGGCCTTCTTCATCTGTGAAATCAACGGCATGTTGCTCGTGGGCCTGTGGATGGTACAGTGGATTCTGCTCAAGCACAGGTCAGTCTATAACGGTCTATGGGAGTCTGCCAAAAATATGAATAAGTCTATAATTTAGTCAGTCAGAACATGGTTTAGTGTGTAAGTCTGCTCAGACATGTGTCACTATCTGACGCAGACACACTCCAGTCTGTTAGTGCTGATCTAGCATGGCTGAAACTCATGAAAATAAAGCTCATTGAGTTGGGGCACACTCGTTAAACATGCTCGTTAAACATGCTCGTTAAACATGGTAAATTCTGCAGTGATACTTTGTTGTTTGAAAAAGATTATTAATGCAGATTTACTTTGAATTTACTTTGTAACCTTTCTTATGGTGGAATGCAGGGCGAGGCCTATAAAGTGGGATAATGAGGTAActgtctgcgtgtctgtgtctctgcagGTCCATCGTTGGGCGCCGCTTCTTCTTCATCGTGGGCACGATGTACCTGTACAGGTGTGTGACCATGTACGTCACCACCTTACCTGTCCCAGGCCTGCACTTCAAGTGCTCACCCAAGGTAATGCTCCGTAACAGCACCTCcttccacacacctccatccacacacatccacacaccttcgcacacctttacctgctctgtgtgtgtgtgtgtgcgcgcgtcagggatatttggctttcaggtgaaatttcaggatgaacctaaaatgcACTCTGACCCTTACAGGTGAACATAATGTGACCTCCTCTAAACATTTGCATGCACATGTCCAAAACCTTTCAGTACTTTTTGCACAAGTTGCTGTTCTATAACAAGGGCAAATTTCACAACAGTTTGATCCATGAATCGACGAATACATTTCCTGGTTCAATTAGAATTGGTATTTAAACAGTCACCCTCATCTTGCTGTTCACTTCTGACATAATGAGACCAAGACGACACCTAACAACTGATCTACAGAACCTCACCATTGGGGCTTCAAACTGGATGTTCTCAGACAGAAGAGGCTACTGGGCTTAGTGTCAGAGTGTCAATAGCAGTGATACAGAAAGATGGAAAAGGTCTCAGAAAGGCAAAGAAGGGGACCGCTTTGTGAACAGTGCTCTGAGGAACCTATTTACACTAGAGTGATCTGAACCATTCAGAGCCATTTACACTAGAGTGATCTGAACCATTCAGAGCCATTTACACTAGAGTAATCTGAACCATTCAGAACCATTTACATCAGCGTGATCTGCTTGCTAGACGACCTGCAATggtacctgaccacaccaccagacactgGTGTCATCAATggtacctgaccacaccaccagacacGGGTGTCATCAAGGGTACCTGACCGCACCACCAGACACGGGTGTCATCAATGGTACCTGACCGCACCACCAGACACTGGTGTCATCAAGGGTACCTGACCGCACCACCAGACACTGGTGTCATCAATGGTACCTGACCGCACCACCAGACACTGGTGTCATCAATGGTACCTGACCGCACCACCAGACACGGGTGTCATCAATGGTACCTGACAGCACCACCAGACACTGGTGTCATCAATGGTACCTGACCGCACCACCAGACACTGGTGTCATCAAgggtacctgaccacaccaccagacactgGTGTCATCAATggtacctgaccacaccaccagacacGGGTGTCATCAATGGTCATCAATggtacctgaccacaccaccagacacGGGTGTCATCAATGGTACCTGACCGCACCACCAGACACGGGTGTCATCAAGGGTACCTGACCGCACCACCAGACACGGGTGTCATCAAgggtacctgaccacaccaccagacacGGGTGTCATCAAgggtacctgaccacaccaccagacacGGGTGTCATCAAgggtacctgaccacaccaccagacacGGGTGTCATCAATggtacctgaccacaccaccagacacaggTTTCATCATCCTGCATGGACCAGGGAGCGTTTACGTTGGATGTGGGACCAGTGAGCCTCAGTGCTGTTCTGATGAAAGTCAGTTCACGGTGAGCAGAAATGATGCGGCCAACGATGTTGGAGATGTCAAGGAGAACACTATCAGCCACTGTTGTCACCAGACGAGTctttagtggtggtggtggtggtggtacagtgtgggcaggtgtgtctagTCAATACAGAACTGCCCTACACTTTGTGACAAGCCCCATGCTACTTGAATAACATCATTAATCCAGTCACTGTGCCTCTGCATGAACAACACAGGCCATATTTCATTGATAACAATGTTCCAGCTGATGGAGGTCACATCATTAAGGAACGGCTGCTGGAGTCTGGGGTTCCTCAGATGGAGCAACTT contains:
- the sgms1a gene encoding phosphatidylcholine:ceramide cholinephosphotransferase 1, which gives rise to MKEVGLWSVSEVSDWLAEEGMPEYSEVLRNVDGRALLHLSESDLQNSPLARVTSDNGHQLLERLETLRIANHMHKSAHSHHANGHHANGHVGATLGNGSVGNGKVLSREPKNGLCSEPVRIRIPPPSPSDLPPFPTEWCKTAVAFLYALCCFITTSVVISVVHERVPSKEHSPPLPDKFFDLFERVQWAFFICEINGMLLVGLWMVQWILLKHRSIVGRRFFFIVGTMYLYRCVTMYVTTLPVPGLHFKCSPKLFGDWEAQLRRIMKMISGGGLSITGSHTMCGDYLYSGHTVMLTLTYLFIKEYSPRRFWWYHWMCLCLSAVGVFCILLAHDHYTVDVVVAYFITTRFFWWYHTMANQQFLKQSSQGNPFSRVWWFRLFCYFEQNVQGIVPRNYQLPLPLLLPWRFLPRTRVMYSRLDSH